In the Candidatus Latescibacterota bacterium genome, GTTGCAGAAGGCAAGGCCGTTATTCCTGAAGAATTCTTCAGTTTCGGGAATCTTCCATGAACCGTGCCTGACTTCCACTACTACCGGCCTGCCTCTGAAGACTTCAGCTACTTTCTGGAGATATTCGAGATTGCTCAGGTCGTTCCTGAACGACCAGGGGAACTGTAGAAGGAATGCACCAAGTCTCCCTGCATCTTCAATCGGAGCGAAACGGTCGATGAATTCGAGTAATCCGTCTCGATCAAATTCTCGAAGGTGCGTGAATTTCTTCAGGACCTTGACAGTGAGATGGAAGTGCTCGAAATATCCTATCCGTTCAGCCCAGCTGCGCACGATCTTAGGTGATGGAGTTCGGTAGAAGGAACTGTTCAATTCCACACAGTTGAAATAGCGTGCGATGAATCTCAGTCTGTCTATTCCAGCCCCGGGAGGATATACCGGCCCTTCCCAGTCAGGATAAGACCATCCTGCCGGGCCGATATACAGTGTGGATCTCATACTTTTCGTTTCGACCATAGTCAGATTATCGAGTGGGTAGATGATTTTTTCAACTGGAAATTATTCTCCAGCTGAGTTAATAATGATTTTCATGAGATCTGATGAACAAAATAGACAGATTCTGATCCTCTCTGGAATCGTAATCATCGCGGCAGTGCTCCGTTTTTATAGACTCGGACATCAATCGTTCTGGATAGATGAGATACTTACTGCGGGATCGTACGCCTCTCCACCTGAGGGGATCTCATACTGGAGGAAGCTGCTCTGGGACATGCACGGTCCGCTTTATTCGCTGGTCATGCACTATTGGAGCATTGTGAGATCATCGGAGGCTTGGCTCCGTTTCCCGGGCGCTTTTGCCGGTGTCGGTTCCGTGATATTGATGTACAGATGGATGTCGTCGATCACTGACTGGAAGACAGCTATGACTGGCGCGTGTCTGCTGGCAGTCAGTCCTTTTCATATTTACTATTCCCAGGAGATGAGGTTCTATTCGTTTCTTGTTCTTTTTGTGCTCCTTTCATTGATCGCATTCAAGAGATTTCTTGATGATCCATGCCGGAAAAGCGGCGTGATCCTCGGTGTTACCCTGGGGTTGGCCTGCCTTTCTCATTTCATGGCTGTTTTTCTCTGCGGAGGATTCCTTATATATATTGTCGCCTCAGGGAGGTTGAGAGGAAAATGGGTCCGGCCCGGGCTGATAGCAGCCATGATAACACTGGTCATAGTCTCTCCATGGATTTATCGTGAGATATATTTCCTGCGAAGGATCGACGTTGTCTCGATATCGACTTTACCTGACGAATCGAGACTCAGAGGAGATCTGACATTGAATCGTTGGGCATACCCTTACTCGTTTTTCGCATTTTCCACCGGATTTTCATTTGGTCCAGACCTCAATCAGCTTCATTTAGTGTCTTCCGGGAAAGAATTGCTGAGAAGCCATGGCTGGTGGATAATCCCGGCAGGGATAGTTTTCTCAGCTCTTACTGTGGCGGGATTGTTCAGAAGCAGAAGAGAAGGACTGCTGGGATTATTTCTTTCGATATCCCTGACGTCGCTCGGCCTTGTAACTACGGCGGCTCTGATGAATATCAAGGTGTTCAATGTACGTTACCTGATCTGTTTTTTTCCAATATATCTGGCGACCCTGGCACTGGGTATCAGAAGCAGGAGGATCTGGGCGCCACCTGCATTAGCGGCAGTAGTTCTGATAATGCTCTATTCCACCTGGAACTATCATATGGTAGATCACTATTCAAGGGATGATTTCAGGAGTGCAGCGGACACAGTAACGGAAAATATGAACGCCGGAGACCTTGTCATCCTTTCATGTGGAAGAGACGTTTTCGAGCATTACTACGACAAAAAGAACGATATAGTCGAATATTCTCCACTAACAATCGGGAACGAAAAGACCAGGTCACGTCTCGAATCACAGTTGTCAGAATACAGGAGAGTATGGTATTTGGGCTGTCGTGAATGGGATGTGGACCCTGACGGGATATTCATCAAAACTCTGTATTCAGCTTCTGAAGAAGGCCGGATCTGGGAATTCACAGGAATAAGGCTGTTCCTGGTCAAAGGCGGGGAATGACAGGCCCGACCAGCCCTGCCATAAAATAGTTGCCTGAAACCTCCTAACCCCATGTAAAACTAGTAGTAACGCAATAAGCAATGTAATGTGGCGGGGTTGACATGTCTGGTTTTCCGGATATACTTATATGTGAAGGTATTAACAGAGGAGGCTCGCTTTGTCCCGGGGCCCTTGAGGATCGAGTATTTGCGCGGCGCATGAGATGTGTCGCGTATTGTTTATAGGGTGCTGAAGGCTGACAGCATCCATTACGAGGAAAAGGTCAGATCGGAGTGAGGTTATGAGAAGATTCCTGATTATCCCCGCCATGGTGGTACTGTTGATCGATCTGGGCTGCGCATGTTCTTCACTCGTGGAGAGAGAGGCTTTTGTGGATCTCTGCGCGAGGGAGGAGTATGTCGAGCTGAATCCGGATTGCAAGTACAACGAGAACATCAGAGATGGTGAAATAACTCGCGGGATGGACGGACATGAAGTGATGGCTTCATGGGGGCTTCCCAACGTCTACATGATATCAAAGAAACAGGCGGAGGAGTACTGGGTGTACTACGTCGATGACAGGGCTTCCAACTCGATCCTGATATATACCCTGACTTTCGACTATGACAACATCCTCAATGACTGGGATATAGACATGAAGAGGTTTGTCGGTAATACCTTCGTCTACAATCCCTCAATGGTGATGGACAAGACAAGGTTCGAAAAACCATCATCTAAGAAATGATCCGAAGGCCTGCCTTGACCCTTTTCGCCCTTATCCAGAGGTAATAGGGCGAGTGTGTTCTTTATTTCCTTTTTTAAAATTGACTTGGGGCACTTCCTTCATTATTCTGGAAGCCGTCATGAGAGGTTTATTGAAGCCTGGATGAAGGAAGGTCCGTAGTTGGTACACAATCGTGAAGATACACCGATAATGGGGAAGATTTCCGATGAACTGGCGGTAATCCCGATAAATGACGGTGTCGTATTTCCTTACATGCTGGTTCCCCTGATTTTAAAGGATGAGAACCTCATCAGGCTCATAGACGAAGCTCTTGATGGAAACAAGATCGTAGGAGCATTTACTCAGATAGACAGTGAGATTGACATGCCAGGGCCCGGAGACCTGTATACGACCGGATGTGCCATGGTGCTTCAGAAGATGGCGAGGTTTCCGGATGGTCATGTCAGGATAATCGGACAGGGGCTGTCCCGGATAGAGATCGGATGTTTCACTGACGATGAGCCGTTCATGAGGGCAAAGATAAGGATACTTGAGGAACCCCATGCGGATTCCGATGAGGGATTAGCCCTCGTCAGGAATGTTTCAGGAGCATTCGCGCGGCTTGTCGATAAATCCGAGTTCTATCCGGATGATCTCCTGAATGTCATCCCCGGGATAGAAGGACCGGGAAGGCTGGCCGATCTGCTGGCGTCGAATATTAATATGGATATCTCCAGCAAACAGAAAGCACTCGAGATGATAGACCCGATAGAGAGGCTGGAGTTTGTCTACCAGAGCATTAACAACGAACTCGAGATAGCGACAATAGGAGAGAGGATCAAAGAGGACGTCCATCGTGAGATGGACCGTGAACAGAAGGAATATTATCTCAGGCAGCAGATCAGAGCCATACAGAAAGAACTTGGTGATACAGACCTGACTGGAGAGCTCGATGAACTGAGGGACAGTATAGATATCAAGGTCATGCCGGAGCATGCCAGAGAGATGGCGATCAGGGAATGGAACAGGCTATCGAGGATGAGTAGCAGTTCTTCCGAGTATAATGTGACGAGGACTTATATCGATAGTATCCTGGGCCTGCCCTGGGAGGATCTCAGGCATGATGTCCTTGATCTGGCCGAAGCAAAAAAAACCCTCGATCGGGACCACTACGATCTGGATAAGGTCAAGGAAAGGCTGCTGGAATTTCTCGCTGTCAAGAAGCTGAATAAGGAAAGTAAGGGGACTATTATTTGTCTTACCGGGCCACCGGGAGTCGGCAAGACCTCACTGGGAAGGAGCATCGCTTCGGCCATGGGACGAGATTTTGTGAGGATCTCCCTGGGAGGGATACGGGACGAAGCCGAGATACGCGGACACAGGAGGACATATATCGGAGCAATGCCGGGGAAAATACTGCAGGGCATAAGAACGGCCGGTACAAGGAATCCCGTATTTATGCTGGACGAGATCGACAAGCTGGGTACAGATCACAGAGGAGATCCGTCATCAGCCCTTCTCGAAGTACTGGACCCGCAGCAGAACAGCACGTTTTCGGATCATTATATAAATATGCCGTTCGACCTTTCCGGTGTCATGTTTATAACGACAGCCAACGTTAAGGAATCGATACCGACACCTCTTCTAGACCGGATGGAGATCATCGACATCCCGGGATATATCACCAGTGAAAAAGTGGAGATAGCCCGTGATTTTCTCATACCAAGACAGCTCGATGAGAATGGAATAAAGAAGGGAAAGATCGAGATAACAGACGAGGCTCTTTATGCGATAATCGAAAAATATACAAGAGAGGCGGGGGTAAGGAATCTGGAGAGAAAGATAGGCTCGATAGCTCGAAAGGTCGCGAGAAAACTTGTCGAAGGCAAAAGGGGCCCATACAGGATCACTCCACGCAACATAAGGAAATATCTTGGTTCAAAGGATTTTCAGGGGCAGGAGATGCTGACGGCACCTGAATCCGGAGTTTCGACGGGAATGGCCAAGACCGCCACTGGTGGGGTGATACTCTTTATTGAAGCTCTGGCTATAAATGGGAGCGGTAACATCAAACTCACAGGGCAGCTCGGTGACGTCATGAAGGAGTCAGCTGAGGCAGCGATGAGC is a window encoding:
- a CDS encoding DUF72 domain-containing protein; the encoded protein is MRSTLYIGPAGWSYPDWEGPVYPPGAGIDRLRFIARYFNCVELNSSFYRTPSPKIVRSWAERIGYFEHFHLTVKVLKKFTHLREFDRDGLLEFIDRFAPIEDAGRLGAFLLQFPWSFRNDLSNLEYLQKVAEVFRGRPVVVEVRHGSWKIPETEEFFRNNGLAFCNIDQPVIGDSIAPSNIVTREDVGYIRLHGRNYDNWFKTDAGRDARYDYLYDPEELAAWKSRAISMLGKVRNLFIITNNHFQGQALVNGFQLSSMIKGAGVKMPSSLVRSYPSLEDYLDRSVEDLDLS
- a CDS encoding glycosyltransferase family 39 protein; translated protein: MRSDEQNRQILILSGIVIIAAVLRFYRLGHQSFWIDEILTAGSYASPPEGISYWRKLLWDMHGPLYSLVMHYWSIVRSSEAWLRFPGAFAGVGSVILMYRWMSSITDWKTAMTGACLLAVSPFHIYYSQEMRFYSFLVLFVLLSLIAFKRFLDDPCRKSGVILGVTLGLACLSHFMAVFLCGGFLIYIVASGRLRGKWVRPGLIAAMITLVIVSPWIYREIYFLRRIDVVSISTLPDESRLRGDLTLNRWAYPYSFFAFSTGFSFGPDLNQLHLVSSGKELLRSHGWWIIPAGIVFSALTVAGLFRSRREGLLGLFLSISLTSLGLVTTAALMNIKVFNVRYLICFFPIYLATLALGIRSRRIWAPPALAAVVLIMLYSTWNYHMVDHYSRDDFRSAADTVTENMNAGDLVILSCGRDVFEHYYDKKNDIVEYSPLTIGNEKTRSRLESQLSEYRRVWYLGCREWDVDPDGIFIKTLYSASEEGRIWEFTGIRLFLVKGGE
- the lon gene encoding endopeptidase La, whose protein sequence is MVHNREDTPIMGKISDELAVIPINDGVVFPYMLVPLILKDENLIRLIDEALDGNKIVGAFTQIDSEIDMPGPGDLYTTGCAMVLQKMARFPDGHVRIIGQGLSRIEIGCFTDDEPFMRAKIRILEEPHADSDEGLALVRNVSGAFARLVDKSEFYPDDLLNVIPGIEGPGRLADLLASNINMDISSKQKALEMIDPIERLEFVYQSINNELEIATIGERIKEDVHREMDREQKEYYLRQQIRAIQKELGDTDLTGELDELRDSIDIKVMPEHAREMAIREWNRLSRMSSSSSEYNVTRTYIDSILGLPWEDLRHDVLDLAEAKKTLDRDHYDLDKVKERLLEFLAVKKLNKESKGTIICLTGPPGVGKTSLGRSIASAMGRDFVRISLGGIRDEAEIRGHRRTYIGAMPGKILQGIRTAGTRNPVFMLDEIDKLGTDHRGDPSSALLEVLDPQQNSTFSDHYINMPFDLSGVMFITTANVKESIPTPLLDRMEIIDIPGYITSEKVEIARDFLIPRQLDENGIKKGKIEITDEALYAIIEKYTREAGVRNLERKIGSIARKVARKLVEGKRGPYRITPRNIRKYLGSKDFQGQEMLTAPESGVSTGMAKTATGGVILFIEALAINGSGNIKLTGQLGDVMKESAEAAMSFVRAQTSDSGNNEKFFEKHDIHLHIPAGAVPKDGPSAGIAIAAALTSLATGRKVRNDTAMTGEITLTGKVLPVGGIKDKVIAAHRAGILNIILPAQNRNDLEEIPGEVLKNVEFVFVDRVEEGMERALIPGDGKAEDRKGRGNKRDNG